The Streptomyces sp. NBC_01363 region CACCCATCACCACGGTCCCGCTACGCACCATGGCCCGAGTCCTTCGCGCCCTCACGCAGCAGGCCCGGCCGCTCCGAGGAGCGAACCGGGCCTGTGCGCAACGGTACTGACGGTCACTCAGGGAGAGGCCGGCGGATACAGCGCGCGCGGCAGCCGGGAGGCCGCCGCCGCGTCCAGCAGCCACAGCGTGCGGCTGCGTCCGTACGCACCGGCCGCCGGGGCCTGGATCTCCCCGGCCCCCGAGAGCGCGATCTCCGCGGCCTCCGCCTTGTCCTCGCCCGCGGCGAGCAGCCACACCTCGCGCGCCGCCCGGATCGCGGGCAGCGTGAGCGAGACGCGGGTGGGCGGCGGCTTGGGGGCGCCGTGCACACCGACGACGGTGCGCTCGGTCTCCCGTACCGCGGGCAACTCCGGGAAGAGCGACGCGACATGCGTGTCCGGGCCGACGCCCAGCATCAGCACGTCGAACGTCGGCACCGGGCCGTGGTCCTCGGGACCGGCCGCGGCGGCCAGTTCCTCGGCGTACGCGGCCGCCGCCGCGTCGGCGTCGTTGCCGAACGGGCCGTCCGAAGCGGGCATCGCGTGCACCCGGGACGGGTCCAGCTCCACCGAGTCCAGCAGCGCCTCGCGGGCCTGCGTGACATTGCGCTCCGGATCGCCCTCCGGCAGGAACCGCTCGTCGCCCCACCACAGATCGAGCCGCGACCAGTCGATCGCGTCCCTGGCGGGCGCGCCGGCGAGCGCGGCCAGCAGGCCGTTGCCGTTGCGCCCGCCGGTGAGGACCACCGAGGCGTAGCCGCGTGCGGCCTGGGCGTCCACGATCTTCGTGATCAGCCGGGCCGCGGCGGCCTGCGCCATCAGCTCCTTGTCGCGGTGCACCA contains the following coding sequences:
- the pgl gene encoding 6-phosphogluconolactonase, whose amino-acid sequence is MSAPQLVVHRDKELMAQAAAARLITKIVDAQAARGYASVVLTGGRNGNGLLAALAGAPARDAIDWSRLDLWWGDERFLPEGDPERNVTQAREALLDSVELDPSRVHAMPASDGPFGNDADAAAAAYAEELAAAAGPEDHGPVPTFDVLMLGVGPDTHVASLFPELPAVRETERTVVGVHGAPKPPPTRVSLTLPAIRAAREVWLLAAGEDKAEAAEIALSGAGEIQAPAAGAYGRSRTLWLLDAAAASRLPRALYPPASP